The Plasmodium knowlesi strain H genome assembly, chromosome: 14 genome has a segment encoding these proteins:
- a CDS encoding SAM dependent methyltransferase, putative, with translation MHHLSCLKLPIRHHFKSVIFHNHISKRKISDTCESKIITLTKSKDYDHLKIYRSNIYNGLYENQILQGVKVHRVDSEGYGEIAIYSARQHLLFFLKFFLLIPEEQVNLKVLDINKKKKKTIFQVLCKTRKSKYEIVPRCEYFSKCGGCIYQHIDYKFERKLKKNLLISLCEKYNINVLASGKDYLQNDHYFCEEGEQNEEDMLEISQIKREYMSTDLEEEDDDVETNNRSGNCTSRDLTPDQESCIPSQDDRGKHANYARLYDFLFSNDYHYRNKSSINLSVTDNLSIGFYKRHSYEICDVDKCHIHDEHIQNVYEQVKKEILDNFKKNYIYVFNKINNSGYLKGVDIKVSKNNAELQILISFIGFSLNDKAKKALTKISLNLASKNTSIKGIIYNVETNKLKQNRNEVILYGQNCIYHSCGGYTYKLGANTFFQPNQYLNECIVQIILKLVKNYKINAKQACVYDLFCGIGFYSLPLSDLFGQVISVDYSIDNIKNLEENVKMNNVKNVKCFNLNLFNLQSLRQINLHIRRYIVNLVKQKNYDVYYLLKEKLHSTYVSANSEGALVENLQVHSPYSTLPSFIYTQLNEWPSKEINGNVCSSSAKNGHTYYDNNVLQNEQHGNFPTEDSNKVDEDSYLSREFVIPIPDLVIINPPRKGCEKVFRRWLRGLCCRYIIYISCNANSQFRDINHLTNLGYVVKEIIPLDTFPRTPHFETVALLEFDFNQKVDNEQKQIMEFELNEIKSNKKKKK, from the exons ATGCATCATTTAAGTTGCCTGAAGCTTCCAATTCGGCATCATTTCAAAAGCGTAATATTCCACAACCATAtttccaaaagaaaaattagcgACACGTGTGAAAGTAAAATAATCACGCTCACCAAAAGTAAAGATTATGACCACTTGAAAATTTATAGGAGTAACATTTACAATGGCTTGTATGAGAATCAAATTTTACAAGGAGTCAAA GTACACAGAGTAGACTCTGAGGGGTACGGAGAAATAGCCATATACTCAGCAAGGCAGCACTTGCtgtttttcttaaaattctttttattaattccAGAGGAGCAAGTCAATTTAAAAGTTCTggatataaataaaaagaaaaaaaaaacaatattCCAAGTGCTCTGCAAAACGAGAAAAAGCAAATATGAAATTGTACCTCGGTGTGAATACTTTTCCAAATGTGGTGGGTGTATATATCAACATATAGACTACAAATTTGAacggaaattaaaaaagaatttgtTGATTAGTTTGTGTGAAAAGTATAACATAAATGTTTTAGCTAGTGGAAAAGATTACCTACAAAATGATCACTACTTTTGTGAAGAGGGCgaacaaaatgaggaagacatGCTTGAGATTTCCCAAATAAAGAGGGAGTATATGTCTACTGATctggaagaggaagacgacGATGTTGAAACGAATAACAGAAGTGGCAATTGCACCAGTCGGGACCTCACCCCTGATCAAGAGAGCTGTATACCGAGTCAAGATGACAGGGGCAAACATGCGAATTACGCAAGGTTGTAcgactttttattttcaaacgATTATCATTACAGAAATAAATCCTCCATCAACTTATCCGTGACAGACAATTTATCAATCGGCTTCTACAAAAGGCACAGCTACGAAATTTGCGATGTAGACAAATGTCACATTCACGACGAGCATATACAAAATGTGTATGAACAAGTTAAGAAAGAAATATtggataattttaaaaaaaattatatttacgtatttaacaaaataaacaacaGTGGTTACCTTAAAGGGGTAGACATCAAAGTGAGCAAAAACAACGCTGAACTGCAAATATTAATCAGCTTTATTGGCTTTTCGCTAAATgataaggcaaaaaaagcCCTCACAAAAATTTCCCTTAACTTAGCTTCAAAAAATACATCCATTAAGGGCATCATATACAACGTCGAAACgaataaattaaaacaaaacagaaaTGAAGTGATTTTATACGGACAAAACTGCATTTATCATTCCTGTGGGGGGTATACTTATAAATTAGGAGCCAACACCTTTTTCCAGCCAAACCAATACCTAAACGAATGCATCGTTCAGATTATTCTTAAATTAGTGAAGaattacaaaataaatgccAAACAAGCATGTGTCTATGACCTCTTCTGTGGGATTGGTTTTTATTCCCTCCCTCTTTCTGACCTATTCGGCCAAGTTATTAGTGTAGATTACTCAATagataatataaaaaacttagaagaaaacgtaaaaatgaataacgtgaaaaatgtaaaatgctTCAATTTAAATTTGTTTAACCTACAGAGTTTGAGGCAAATCAATCTTCACATCAGGAGATACATTGTCAATTTGgtcaaacagaaaaattatgatgTGTATTACCTCTTGAAGGAAAAGCTTCATTCCACTTATGTCTCAGCAAACAGTGAAGGGGCCCTTGTGGAGAACTTGCAG GTTCACTCCCCTTATAGCACCTTACCAAGTTTCATTTATACACAATTAAACGAATGGCCCTCTAAAGAGATAAACGGGAATGTATGCAGTAGTTCGGCCAAAAATGGCCACACATATTATGATAACAATGTTttgcaaaatgaacaacatgGAAATTTTCCGACTGAGGATTCGAACAAAGTAGATGAAGATTCCTACTTGTCtagag AATTTGTCATTCCAATCCCTGACTTGGTGATAATTAACCCTCCGCGAAAGGGGTGcgaaaaa GTGTTCAGAAGATGGCTACGGGGGTTGTGCTGTCGATACATCATCTACATATCATGCAATGCGAACAGCCAATTTCGGGACATCAACCATTTGACCAACTTGGG CTACGTGGTCAAGGAAATCATTCCGCTGGATACGTTTCCACGAACTCCGCATTTCGAGACAGTTGCTCTGTTGGAGTTCGATTTTAATcaa aaggTAGACAATGAACAAAAGCAGATAATGGAATTTGAactgaacgaaataaaaagcaataaaaaaaaaaaaaagtag
- a CDS encoding 26S protease regulatory subunit 10B, putative: MDNKESIKLYVKKVIEHREIESQVKNLRLDIKEQNKIYEKTEDNLKALQSVGQIIGQVLKQLDDEKFIVKASSGPRYVVGCKSKIDKAKLTIGTRVSLDMTTLTVMKKLPCEVDPLVFNMISDIDKSENSKNKVNYNQIGGLSEQIRQMREVVELPILNPFLFKRVGIKTPKGVLLYGPPGTGKTLLARAMASNINCNFMRIVVSAIVDKYIGESARIIREMFTYAKEHQPCIIFMDEIDAIGGRRFSQGTSADREIQRTLMELLNHLDGFEELGNVKIIMATNRPDVLDPALIRPGRLDRKIEIPLPNETARIEILKIHANKMTKLGDIDYESVCRLCDGFNGADLRNVCTEAGMFAIRSMRDYVIEEDFYKAARKISEAKKLESKMEYEKI; the protein is encoded by the coding sequence ATGGATAACAAAGAAAGTATCAAACTGTACGTGAAGAAAGTTATAGAACACAGGGAAATTGAAAGCCAAGTGAAGAATCTCAGATTAGATATaaaagagcaaaataaaatatacgaAAAGACTGAAGATAACTTGAAGGCACTGCAAAGTGTAGGCCAAATAATAGGCCAAGTGCTGAAGCAGTTAGAcgatgaaaaatttattgTAAAGGCATCAAGTGGGCCTAGATATGTGGTAGGATGCAAGTCCAAAATAGATAAAGCGAAATTAACCATAGGCACAAGGGTGTCGTTAGACATGACTACACTGACagttatgaaaaaattaccatGTGAAGTAGACCCTTTAGTATTTAACATGATTAGTGATATAGACAAAAGcgaaaatagcaaaaataaaGTGAACTACAATCAAATAGGAGGATTAAGTGAGCAAATAAGACAAATGAGGGAAGTGGTGGAGTTACCAATACTtaatccctttttatttaagaGGGTAGGAATTAAAACACCCAAGGGGGTTCTACTGTATGGCCCCCCAGGTACGGGTAAAACTCTATTAGCCAGGGCTATGGCATCAAACATTAATTGTAATTTTATGAGAATAGTGGTGTCAGCTATTGTAGATAAGTATATCGGTGAAAGTGCAAGAATTATTAGAGAAATGTTCACCTATGCAAAAGAACACCAACCGTGTATCATTTTTATGGACGAAATTGATGCCATAGGAGGTAGAAGATTTTCTCAGGGTACCTCAGCAGACAGAGAAATACAAAGAACGCTTATGGAATTGTTAAATCATTTAGACGGTTTTGAGGAATTAGGAAATGTCAAAATTATTATGGCTACCAACAGACCAGATGTTCTGGACCCAGCGTTAATTAGACCTGGTAGATTAgatagaaaaattgaaattcCGTTACCAAACGAAACTGCCAGAattgaaattttaaaaattcacgccaataaaatgacaaaattggGGGATATAGACTACGAATCGGTTTGCAGATTGTGTGACGGGTTCAATGGAGCTGACCTCAGAAATGTCTGTACAGAAGCAGGCATGTTTGCCATCCGATCTATGCGCGATTACGTCATTGAGGAGGATTTTTACAAGGCCGCTCGAAAGATTAGTGAAGCTAAGAAGTTGGAGAGTAAAATGGAGTACGAAAAGATTTAG